The DNA sequence TTGCCTGCGGCAGGCCGGATCGGTAGCCATAATAGTTCAGGGCCCCGGCCTGGCCGTAATTATCGCAGAGAATAATGGTGTTTTTTTGCTCCGGGGCAGGTATTTCCCTCAAAGCGGCTACTGTTTTTTGGAGCAGCTCTTTCCGGCCCAGCATATCGGCGAAATCCTGGGGAAGGGCATGGTCGCGGAGATCTTCCCATTGCAGGATACCGGTTTGCCCAAGCCCGGTGTCTTGATAGTACTGCGCCAGCCGGGGAGGTGCCCATATGGGTAAGAGTACCGGAATCAGGGGCATTCCGGCTAACAATATAAAGCTTATGCCGGCGTACCGGATCCAGCGCCTTGACTGCGACATTTGCTCCAGCCGGAAGGCCCCCAGGGCCAGTAGAACCGGGTAGATTCCAAGTGCATAATAGCCTTTTCCCTGGAACAGGATCAGCAGGATCATTACCAGGAGAAAGGTCCAGCCAAAGACGATATACTTTTTGCCTTCGGTGTGGAAAAAAGTATAGCAGAGGCCCGTGAGCCAGATGAAGAAAACCGGAAGCGTCATCAGCAATTGCTCCGATAAGAAGGACAGCGGACTGACATGCCTTAGCTGAGTTTCGTGCAATTCTTCCATATGATGGAGGACGGGAAAATTATGCAGATATTGCCAGATCAGATTGGGAAGAAAAATCAGCAAGCCGGTCAATGCGGCCAGGTAAAGATGCTTTCCGGCAAATAACTTTCGCTGCGGAGATAATGCTAGTGCAACAGCCAGCGCCAGGAGAAAGATGGCAACGGAATATTTGCTCAGAAAGCCCAGGCCGGCCGTAAAGCCCAGCAGATAGATAAACTTATTTTCCTGCCGGTCGATATAACGGAATACCCAGTACGCTGCCAGCGTCCAGAAAAAAACATCCAGAAAGTTCGGCTGGAACAGGAAATGCAGCCGAAGAAAAGCGGTAAAGATAAAAGCCAGGAAAAGCAGGAATAGGGCCGGGCCTTTTCCTCCCAGGCGCAGCACTATTTTACCGGCAAGCAGGAAAGTAAGGGCCCCGAAAATGGCTGGCCATAGCCGTACCCAAAATTCATGATCGCCGGATAACAAGCTTACCCAGGCCAGCAGGGAAAGCAAAGGAGGCGCTTCCAGGTATCCCCAATCCAGGTGCCGGGCTTCTGCCAGGTATAAGAATTCATCCCGGTGTAACTCATAAGCCGGATGCACGATCAGGAAAGGAAGCAGGAATTTTACAAAAGCAAGTATCCGGAGTAATACCAGGGCCTTGTCAACCGGGAGCGCTTGTTTCCTGCCGTTCATACAAAGGTTAATGTAATAAAATTTTACCTTTGCCCTCGAAAAATATTTTGATCCGGCATTTATGAAAATTTCTTATAACTGGCTGAATGAATATATCCAAACCGGTAAGTCGCCTGCCGAGTTGTCGGCCCTGCTTACCGGAACGGGGCTGGAGGTAGAATCCCTTGAAAAGGTTCAGTCCATCCCGGGCGGATTGGAAGGCCTGGTAGTGGGAGAAGTGATCTCCAAATCACCGCATCCCAATGCTGACCGTTTAAACCTCACGCTGGTTGATGTTGGCGCAGAAGCGCCGCTGCGGATTGTCTGTGGAGCCGCGAACGTGGCGGAAGGGCAGAAAGTAGTAGTCGCTGTCGAAGGAACCACGGTGTATCCGCTTTCGGGCCAACCTTTTGAGATCAGGAAAGCTAAAATAAGAGGCGAAGCGTCGTCAGGGATGATCTGCGCCGAAGACGAGATCGGGCTTGGACGTTCACATGACGGCATCATGGTGCTGCCCGCGGACGCCGTACCCGGCACGCCTTTGAAAGAATATTTCAAGCTCCGGGATGACTGGGTAATGGAAATAGGGTTAACGCCCAACAGGGCGGATGCAGCTTCTCATATAGGCACAGCCCGCGACGTGGCCGCAGTACTGAAAAAGAAAATTACTTATCCCTCCCTCGAAGATTTCCGGGAAGGGACGGGCCTGCAGCCGGTAAAGGTCCGGGTGGCCGATGAGGAAGCTTGTATCCGGTACAGCGGATTAGTTATTCAGAACATTACGCTTGGAGAATCCCCGCGCTGGCTGCAGGACCGGCTAAAGGCGATTGGTGTGAAATGCATCAATAATGTCGTGGATATTACCAATTATGTGCTTCATGAAACAGGACAACCGTTGCATGCTTTCGACCTGGAAGCTATCCGGGGCGGTGCAGTTGTCGTAAAGACATTGCCTGAAGGAAGTACATTCCTTACCCTCGACGGAGTGGAGCGCAAGCTTTCCGCGGAAGACCTTATGATATGCGATGCTGACGGCGGTATGTGTATTGCCGGCGTTTTCGGAGGAGCGGACTCCGGGATCAGGGAAGACACCACCGGTATTTTCCTGGAGTCGGCCTGTTTTAATCCCGTGAGCGTGAGGCGTACGGCGAAAAGGCATGGATTGAAGACCGACGCCTCCTTCCGTTTTGAAAGAGGAACGGACCCGAATGCCACGTTATTCGCATTAAAGCGGGCAGCGATGCTGATCTGTGAAATTGCCGGCGGTGAAATACCTTCAGAATTGATCGATCTGTACCCCAGAGAGGTGAAGAAAGCGGAGGTCCACTTTTCTTTTGAAAATGCCCGGCGCCTGATCGGGAAGGAAATCCCCCGGCAGGAGATCCTCGCTATCCTGGAACACCTGGAGATCGCGATCCTGAAAGAAGACGCAAACACCCTTACCCTGGCCATCCCTACCGCGAAAGTGGACGTAACCCGTGAAATTGACGTGATTGAGGAGATCCTCCGCATTTACGGGTATGATAACGTGGAAATGCCAGCGAAAGTTAATGCCTCCCTTTCCTATTCGCAGAAACCGGACGAAGCGTCCCTGCGGCACAGCATTGCTGATCTGCTTAGCGGCAAAGGCTTCTTTGAGATCATGTGCAATTCCCTTGGAAGCTCTTCCCATACCAGGCTTATACCGGCGCTTGAAGAAGAGGAAGCAGTAAAGATCCTTAACCCGCTCAGCAGCGAGCTGGACCAGATGCGCCAGACACTCCTTTTTTCCGGACTTCAGTCCGTAGCCTATAACCTTAACCGTAAGAATACCGATCTGAAATTTTATGAATTCGGGAAAGTGTACCGGAAAATGGGAGCCGGCTATGAAGAAAAAAGAAAGCTTTCTCTGTATGTTACCGGGCGGAAGTTCCCGGAAACCTGGAACAGCGATAAAAGCAAGGCGGACATCTTTTACCTGAAGGGGTTTGTGGAAGCCGTACTGCAAAAACTGGGCATTCAGCCCGGGGAATTCAAACCCCTGGAAAATGATTTCCTGGAAGAAGCGTTTGAATACAGCTCCGGGGGCGAACGCCTTTTGCGTTCGGGAAGCGTGCCGGCCGGAATAAACGCGGCATTTGAAATTGAAGCGCCCGTATTTTATGCGGAGTTTGAATGGGACCAGTTGCTTCGTTTAAGGCGGGAACATAAAGTAACTTACAGGGAAGTGCCTCGCTTTCCCGCAGTTAGACGTGATCTTTCCCTGCTGATCACCAATGAGGCCAGCTTTGGATACCTGGAGCAGATAGCGCGGAAGACGGAGAACAGGATTTTGAAGGAAGTTAGTATATTTGATAAATATATTTCCGGCGAGGGGCAAAAAGGGCAGCTTCCGCCGGGAACAAAGTCCTACGCTTTGAGCTTTGTTTTAAGGGACGATGAGCAAACGCTGACGGAAAAGCAAATAGACCAGGTAATGCAGCGTTTGATCAGGGCTTTTGAGAAGGAAGGCGTAGAAATTAGAAAATGAACCTCTTATGGCTGAAATTGTTCCGAAACTTGCCTCGCTTGAAAAGAAGATTGGAAAGCTGATCGCTTATTGTGACGCACTGGAAGCGGAAAGAACAAATTTAAGAGAGCAGAACGAGGCGATGCAGCTTACCTTGAAAAAGCAGCAAACGGAACTGAAGGAGCAGGAAGAGAAGATCAGGGTCTTGAAGTTAGCGCGGTCAGTATCAGTGAATTCTGAGAAGACTATTGATATTAAGCAAAAAATTAACGAATTTGTGCGGGAAATAGATAAGTGTATTAACCTGTTAAATAGATAAAGGTTTTTAAGTGATAAATTAGCTTAATGGGAGAGATTTCCATAAAAATAAATATTGCTGACCGTGTGTATCCGTTGAAAGTGGAAATGCAGGAGGAGGAACAAATACGGAAAGCGGCCAAAAACATTAATGAACATATGCGATCGTTGCAGCAAGCGTATGATGTGCGCGATAAGCAGGACCTGTTGTCAATGAGCCTGCTGCATTATGCAACTACTGCGTTAAAATACGATGATAAAAAGATCATAGAGGACAACGGCTTATCCGAACAGCTAACCGTTCTCCATGACCGGCTGGATGCATATCTCTCTGACAAAAATGTTCTTTAACATAGCTAATGAATAAAGAATTTAACCGCAGTTAAGTTCTGTAGTGTCACTATTAAAAACCTAAGGCTTAAATATACAAAAGGCCATGGCAGGCTGTCTATGGGGAACCGGCAACGGATTCGCAGAAGCAGCCGCAGACCTTAATCTTTTGTAAAAGGTTTTCCAATACATGATGCTATAGGAGTTTAATTGCGGTTTTTTTTATTCAATAATTATGGATCAACTACTTTTATATATTCTTGCCGGCTTTCTTGCCGGTATTTTACTTGACCGCCTGTTGTTAAGGCGGATGTTCCGGAAACAGGAGATGCAGGCTAAGAACAAAGCCAAGCAAGCCCTGAAAGAAGCAGATGCGCAGGCCGAAATCCTTAAAAAGAACAAGCTGCTGGAAGCGAAGGAAAAGTTTCTCCAGCTAAAGGGGGAACATGAAAAGGAGCTGGCTTCAAGGAACCAGGGTATTGCACAGCGGGAGAACGCCCTGAAACAAAAGGAACAGTCTCTGAATCAAAAGCTGGAAAATAGCAGCAGAAAAGAGCAGGAACTGGAAACGCTGAAGCAGGGCCTCAATCGCCAGATGGAAGTTTTGGAAAAGAAAAAGACCGAAATTGAGGAAGTAAAGAACCAGCATGTACTGCAGCTGGAGAAAATATCCGGCCTTTCGGTGGAGGAGGCCAAAAGCCAGTTAGTGGAAGCCTTAAAGGATGAGGCCAAAACAAAGGCAATGGCTTCTATCAAAGATATCGTGGAAGAGGCCAGGCTCACCGCGTCCAAGGAAGCTAAGAAGATCGTGATCCAGACCATCCAGCGGACGGCAACCGAATCGGCTATTGAAAATACCGTTTCCGTATTTAATATTGAGAACGATGAAATTAAGGGCCGGGTGATCGGGCGTGAAGGCCGTAATATCCGTGCCCTGGAAGCTGCCACCGGCGTAGAGATCATCGTGGACGATACCCCCGAAGCGATTATTCTTTCCGGTTTTGATCCGGTACGGCGCGAGATTGCCCGCCTTTCCCTGCACCGCCTGATCACCGACGGCCGTATTCACCCGGCAAGGATCGAGGAAGTGGTGGCTAAAACCAAAAAGCAGCTTGAAGAAGAGATCGTTGAAATCGGTGAGCGGACGGTAATAGAACTGGGCATTCACGGGCTGCATCCGGAGCTTATCCGCATGGTGGGCCGCATGCGGTACCGTTCTTCCTACGGACAGAACCTGCTGCAGCACTCCCGTGAAGTGGCTAACCTTTGCGCAAGCATGGCTGCCGAACTGGGGCTCAATGTAAAACGAGCCAAGCGGGCAGGCCTCCTGCATGATATTGGAAAGGTGCCCGAGGATAATCCCGACCTGCCTCACGCTATTCTTGGAATGCAGCTGGCAGAAAAATACAAAGAACATCCCGAAGTCTGCAATGCGATAGGAGCGCATCATGACGAGGTTGAAATGACCAATATGATTTCGCCAGTGGTCCAGGTATGCGATGCTATCTCAGGCGCCCGTCCGGGGGCTCGCCGGGAAGTGGTGGAAAGCTACATTAAGCGTTTGAAGGAAATGGAAGACCTGGCACTCTCCTATGCAGGCGTTGAAAAAAGCTTTGCCATTCAGGCGGGCCGGGAATTGCGCGTAGTAGTTGAGAGCGAGCGGATTTCCGACCAGCAGGCCGAAATGCTGGCTTTTGATATTTCCAATCGTATTCAAAACGAAATGATCTATCCGGGCCAGGTCAAGGTAACCGTGATCCGGGAAACAAGGGCGGTATCTTACGCCAAGTAATTAACAATTGTCCAAACTCGACACATACCTGGAACGTTACGGCGAGCATCATCGCCACCCGGTGAATAAGACGATTCACTGGGTGGCCGTTCCCTTGATCATGTTCAGCCTGCTGGGGCTGATCTGGATGATCCCGTTTCCACCTGTTTCCACGTTTCTGAATTGGGCCAGCTTCGTAATTGCCTTTTCCATTTATTATTACTGGACCCTGTCCAAACCGATGGCGGTAGCAATGCTGCTGGTAGTGGGTGCAATGTCTTATTTTATCGTCCGGATCGAACTCACCGCCGAACAGCCGGCGCTGATCTTCGCTATTATTTTTGTAGCGGCGTGGATATTCCAGTTTGTTGGCCATAAAATAGAAGGTAAAAAGCCTTCTTTCCTCGAAGACCTGAAGTTCCTGCTGATAGGGCCGCTCTGGCTCCTGCACTTTGTGTTTAAAAAGCTGGGCCTTTCATACGAATAAGCGGCAGCTATCCCTGACTGCCTATTTCTCCTCCTGCTTATTTAATGATTACTTAATATTTCGGACGTCTTTGCCTAACATTCGATAGCCACCTTTGCAGCAAAAGCAAAAACTAAAAAAGTTTTATGATGGCTATGTTAAAAAATTACCTTTCAATGCTGGTACTCGGAGCATTAGTACTCGCATTACCTGCCTGTAATGACGACGACGATGGCTTTACTCCTCCGCCTTCCGGTGAAGCGCATCCCTTTGCGGAGGATGCCGCCGCAATAGCCGGCGATAAGGCCGTTATTCTTTATGAGCCTGTTACGGCCGATCGTACCTTGTCCAGCGACTCCGTATATTTCCTGGACGGTTTTGTATTTGTGAACAGCGGAACGCTTACCATTGAGCCCGGTACCGTGATCATGGCCTTTGAATCACCTTCTGCATGGGCGGAGAATGTCAATCCCGGGATCACCTCCAGTACACTCATTGTTACGCGGGAAGCCAAGATCAATGCCGTAGGCACAGAAGATGCCCCGATCATTTTTACTTCGGTTGAAGACCAGGAAGCACTAGACGGAACAGTTAACCTTACACCCACCAGTTCCGGCTTATGGTCAGGCCTTATTGTATTGGGCAAAGCACC is a window from the Anseongella ginsenosidimutans genome containing:
- a CDS encoding DUF962 domain-containing protein gives rise to the protein MSKLDTYLERYGEHHRHPVNKTIHWVAVPLIMFSLLGLIWMIPFPPVSTFLNWASFVIAFSIYYYWTLSKPMAVAMLLVVGAMSYFIVRIELTAEQPALIFAIIFVAAWIFQFVGHKIEGKKPSFLEDLKFLLIGPLWLLHFVFKKLGLSYE
- a CDS encoding glycosyltransferase family 39 protein — translated: MNGRKQALPVDKALVLLRILAFVKFLLPFLIVHPAYELHRDEFLYLAEARHLDWGYLEAPPLLSLLAWVSLLSGDHEFWVRLWPAIFGALTFLLAGKIVLRLGGKGPALFLLFLAFIFTAFLRLHFLFQPNFLDVFFWTLAAYWVFRYIDRQENKFIYLLGFTAGLGFLSKYSVAIFLLALAVALALSPQRKLFAGKHLYLAALTGLLIFLPNLIWQYLHNFPVLHHMEELHETQLRHVSPLSFLSEQLLMTLPVFFIWLTGLCYTFFHTEGKKYIVFGWTFLLVMILLILFQGKGYYALGIYPVLLALGAFRLEQMSQSRRWIRYAGISFILLAGMPLIPVLLPIWAPPRLAQYYQDTGLGQTGILQWEDLRDHALPQDFADMLGRKELLQKTVAALREIPAPEQKNTIILCDNYGQAGALNYYGYRSGLPQAISVSASFLLWVPDYRNIAHIIRIGDGGPEDAGLQGLFAEVTVTDSITAPMAREFGTKIRWFRSADSSVTPLLNEAVKKMQQRFR
- a CDS encoding cell division protein ZapA codes for the protein MGEISIKINIADRVYPLKVEMQEEEQIRKAAKNINEHMRSLQQAYDVRDKQDLLSMSLLHYATTALKYDDKKIIEDNGLSEQLTVLHDRLDAYLSDKNVL
- the rny gene encoding ribonuclease Y, whose product is MDQLLLYILAGFLAGILLDRLLLRRMFRKQEMQAKNKAKQALKEADAQAEILKKNKLLEAKEKFLQLKGEHEKELASRNQGIAQRENALKQKEQSLNQKLENSSRKEQELETLKQGLNRQMEVLEKKKTEIEEVKNQHVLQLEKISGLSVEEAKSQLVEALKDEAKTKAMASIKDIVEEARLTASKEAKKIVIQTIQRTATESAIENTVSVFNIENDEIKGRVIGREGRNIRALEAATGVEIIVDDTPEAIILSGFDPVRREIARLSLHRLITDGRIHPARIEEVVAKTKKQLEEEIVEIGERTVIELGIHGLHPELIRMVGRMRYRSSYGQNLLQHSREVANLCASMAAELGLNVKRAKRAGLLHDIGKVPEDNPDLPHAILGMQLAEKYKEHPEVCNAIGAHHDEVEMTNMISPVVQVCDAISGARPGARREVVESYIKRLKEMEDLALSYAGVEKSFAIQAGRELRVVVESERISDQQAEMLAFDISNRIQNEMIYPGQVKVTVIRETRAVSYAK
- the pheT gene encoding phenylalanine--tRNA ligase subunit beta, producing the protein MKISYNWLNEYIQTGKSPAELSALLTGTGLEVESLEKVQSIPGGLEGLVVGEVISKSPHPNADRLNLTLVDVGAEAPLRIVCGAANVAEGQKVVVAVEGTTVYPLSGQPFEIRKAKIRGEASSGMICAEDEIGLGRSHDGIMVLPADAVPGTPLKEYFKLRDDWVMEIGLTPNRADAASHIGTARDVAAVLKKKITYPSLEDFREGTGLQPVKVRVADEEACIRYSGLVIQNITLGESPRWLQDRLKAIGVKCINNVVDITNYVLHETGQPLHAFDLEAIRGGAVVVKTLPEGSTFLTLDGVERKLSAEDLMICDADGGMCIAGVFGGADSGIREDTTGIFLESACFNPVSVRRTAKRHGLKTDASFRFERGTDPNATLFALKRAAMLICEIAGGEIPSELIDLYPREVKKAEVHFSFENARRLIGKEIPRQEILAILEHLEIAILKEDANTLTLAIPTAKVDVTREIDVIEEILRIYGYDNVEMPAKVNASLSYSQKPDEASLRHSIADLLSGKGFFEIMCNSLGSSSHTRLIPALEEEEAVKILNPLSSELDQMRQTLLFSGLQSVAYNLNRKNTDLKFYEFGKVYRKMGAGYEEKRKLSLYVTGRKFPETWNSDKSKADIFYLKGFVEAVLQKLGIQPGEFKPLENDFLEEAFEYSSGGERLLRSGSVPAGINAAFEIEAPVFYAEFEWDQLLRLRREHKVTYREVPRFPAVRRDLSLLITNEASFGYLEQIARKTENRILKEVSIFDKYISGEGQKGQLPPGTKSYALSFVLRDDEQTLTEKQIDQVMQRLIRAFEKEGVEIRK